The genomic region CCTTCATCGGCAAAGCTGAAATAACTGTCATGACCGATGATGAGATGATCCAGAACCTGGATATCCACGTAGCGGCAGGCCTCGATGATTTTGTGTGTGATCTGCTTGTCCTCGGGCGACGGCGCCGGCTCTCCGCTGGGATGGTTGTGCACCAGGATGACGGCGGCTGCGCCGCAGCGCACGGCGTTGAGAATGATTTCGCGGCTCGAGACCACGCTCTCAGACAAACTGCCTTTGAACAAATCCTGATCATCGATGATATCGTGCCGAGAGGTCAAGAACAGCACACGGAACACTTCGCGCGACAGATCACGCATGCGCAGCCGTAGATAATGAAAGGCATCGTCGGAGCATTGGATCCGCTCCATCTTTTTCCATTTCTCCTGCACCAGGCGTTTGCTCAACTCCAGTGCCGCCTTGATCTGGCAAGCCTTGGCCGGGCCGATGCCTTTGATCTCTTTCAAGGTGTCAGCAGTCTGCCGATCGATGCCGCGGAGGCTTCCAAAATCGCGGAGCAGCTTGTGCGCTAAATCCAGTGCCGTGTCTTGAATGTTGCCGGTGCGCAGCAGGATGGCCAGCAATTCCGCCTCGGAGAGAGCCTCAGCTCCCTGCTGCAGCAGCCGCTCGCGCGGCCGTTGATCCGCAGGCCAGGCGGGTATGTTGCGGCCGTGAGTCGCCATAACGTCAAGCAATATAGGGGAAATGCGGTAAAAAATCAAGAGACAATTCCGCCACGACGGACCGGGGAAAGGGGGGATATCCATACACCCGTAGGGTGGCCTCGCCATCTACCGGTGGAGTCATCAAATAGTTGTTTATCATTCGATTCTCCAGCTTGAATGGATGGCTGCACGTGTTTGTAGATTCAGTAAAACACCGAAGGATCTAGCGACAAACATGACATGCAAAAGAGTGGGATTACGTGCGACGATGATTCCTCGCCCTGCGCGGACTCTGCACATGCAGGGATAACGCATTACAGGCTTTAAAAGACATATTGCAGGGTTGTCATCCAGAGATTACATGCTGAGATAACTGCCTGGCTCAGGGGATTGCTGTCTTCGCTCCAGCGTAGATAAATGTCATTGTCGCGTGCAGGGTCTTCACTCGCAATGACAGTCTTTTTTCAAATTTTTTACTGAATGCCGCCCTATGGGCGTTTGTCGCTCAAAAAAATCAAAAAGCCAGGCTTAAAAACTATAGTCATCCAAGACGCACGGCCTATTGCACCTTGATCATCTTGTGCAGAATACGGCTGCGGCCGTCGCTGAGCAGATAAAAATACACGCCGGAACCGGTCATGCGGCCGCGGTCGTCGCGGCCGTCCCAAAGGATGCGATAATAGCCCGGCTGCGCAGGCTCGTTCACCAGTGTCCGCACGGTTCTTCCCAGCATGTCAAAAATGGACAGGGTGATGGTTTCAGCGCTGTTCTGCGCGACGCGGTAGTCTATGGTGGTGGTTGGATTGAACGGATTGGGATAGTTCTGCGCCAGGGACATCTCCTTGGGCGCTGCCACTTCAGCCTCCAGAATGGTCGAGTAGGCGAAGGCGCCGTCTGTGTCGATTTGTTTGAGCCGGTAGTGATACAAACCCAGGGCGAGATCAGCGTCTTCATGAACGTAATCGCGCCGTGAGACCACCGTGCCGTTGCCCTTGATGAATGCAATAGTCTGCCAAGAATCGGCCGTCGCTTCCTTGCGCTCCACCTCAAAACCAAGGTTATTGGTCTCGGAAGCAGTGGCCCAGGCCAGGTGTATGGTGTTTTGTTTCGTGGTGGCGCTGAAGGCGGTCAGCTCCACCGGCACAACGGTGCCCTGCTCCCGCACCACCACGTTCAATGGATACGCGGTCTGGCTCTTGAGCGCATAGGCGCTGTCCGGTGAAATGTTCCTGCCGAGAAAATAGAAACGAAAAGCCATATTGATATTGCCGCCGCCTTCCTGCGGTACGATAGCGCCATACTTGATGCCGGTATCACCCCAGGAGGTCATATCCCCAGTATCGAGTTTGGTACCGCCTGTGTCATTGGTGCCGGTCGGATTGTCCCAGTAATAGAGGCTCGGCGTCACGCCGAGGATGGGTTGCAGATAGCCCACGGTCAGCAGCGAGCCGCCGCTGCCGGCCTGCAGCCACCAGTTCCACGCAGCCATGTTCAAATTGGTGCTGACCGCATCGTTGACCCGATCCACCGCCACGCCGTCAGGGTGCTGCCAGAGATCGTTGTTGGCGTACATGCGCAGAACAGCGGTCTTGGGCTGCAGATCTGTGGATAAACGCAGCATATCGACCTGTTTGACTTTTATCTGATCGCCGGAATAAGAGGTCGGGAGTGGAAAGGAGAACTCATTGTAATAGGGATAGTATTTCAAAACCAGCGGGCTGATCGGTTGCTCAAAAGTGCCTGAAAAATAAGTTGTCTTGATCGTAATACGTACTTTCAGCTCCCAAGTTTTAATCAGCCGTATTTTACCGTCAATATATCTTGATTCTCCATTCTTTTTAAAATTGTCTTCAGTCAACAGGTTGTCTTTGGTTGAAAAACCATAAGCACTGATATCCGCCTGCATCCTGATCTTGAGGCGGTCGAAGAAATTCTGGTCATTGCCGTTTTCCGCGATCGGAATGCTGATGGAATACCACAGCCCCTCAGGATTATAGCTGAGGATATAGTACTTGGATATCACGCTGTCCGGCGCCGATCCCACCACCGGCCGGTAGCGCATGTAATCGGTGGGATCCTCCTCCACCCCTGCATCCGGCACGAAATAGGCATACAGGTATCGCCGCTGTCCGATGGAATCCGTGAGTTCGATCTGATAGCGCGGCATGTCCCGTGAACCGGGATAAGGGATCCATTCGTTCACCGAGGCGAAATCCCCGGCATCGCGGGCCATGAACAGCAACTCATCCCGGGCCGTCAAATTTTTCGGCGTCGCCTCGTGGGAGGGATAATAATAGCGTTCGTCGCAATCGTCGATCTGCGAGGGGATGATTCTCCAGGCATGCTGCCGGCTGTCATACCTGAAAACCTTGATGAACTTGAACTCCTGGCCGCCATAGGCGGACAGTTTGTCCCCTTTGATGATCACCGCATCCAACCGTCCCTCAAATTGGGCCCATACCGGCAGAGCGTACAACAACAGCGCCGCCAGACCGATTTTGCACACACACATGGCCTTCATGGTTCACCTGTACAGCTGATGTGGGGAAAAAAAAGTCCGTAACAGTCACGTTTCATCAGCGGATGAAAGTGAGGTATCACGGACGAGGATTTATGCTCCAACAACCATTCAAATCGCTTTCCGGACTCTTGCCCGATGCAAGACCTCTTGCGAGCGTCTTTAAAACAGACCCCCCCACGGGAAGCATATGGCGCCGGCGTCGATGAAAGGTCCGGTCAGCCGGTTATTTGAACGCTGCCACCGCCTCCTCGACGGTCTCGAAGGTATCAAAAATGGTGATTAATTTTGTGATCGCGAACAAATTTTCAACATTATCGGGAATTTTCGACAGTTTGAGATCGCCCTTGGCATTGCGCAGCGAGGTCATGGCGCCCATCAATGCGCCCAGCCCGGTGCTGTTCATCCAACTGACTTTTTCCATGTCCGCCACGACCTTGTTGGTGCCTCTGGCGATCAGCTCCTTGATCTTGTCGTGAATTTCCAGAGTCTCTGTTCCGCCCATGAGTTTGCCTTTCAACTCGATGACGGCCACGTCGCCGGTCATATTTTCTTTCAAAGCCATATGTGCCTCCAGCGGTTATTAGGGGTTGTTCAATAATAAACAAAGATACGTGTTTTTGCCTAAAGACGCAACTATTTTCCACTCACGCGATTTTCCCGCCGCTCAGCCCGGTCTTGACCCGGGTCAGCAGGCTGCGGGTATCGCGGTCCGCAGGATCCAGACGCAGCGCTTCAGTCAGAAACCGCTTCGCCCGGTCGTTCCAGCCGCTCTCCAGGCAATAGCGGCCGACCACGCGATAGGGTTGGGCCATGAACGTTTCGCCGAACACCGATCTGAACAGATCCGTCACCGGCTCATTGAGAAAATCCTGCACATAACGCTCATTTTCCAACACATAGTGTAACAACGCCTCATTGTCGGAATAATCCTTGAACAAGTCCCGGATCAGGGCGCTGCCGGCGCCGAAGAATGCCTGGATTTTTTCAAAATAGGAGCCCAGGGAGATGTTCGAGTTCACATAATCGGTGGAATCAATGGTGTAGTGGTCCATAACGTATTTCAGCTCGCGCGCCACCAGGGTTTTATGAAACAGCAGACCCACATTGTTCATCAGGTCGATCTCCCTGCGGCTGGGCGTGATCTTGTCGCCTTCGTCGAACTTCATGGTCCTGGGATCCACCGGCCGTTTGAAAATCAGATACAGGTTTTCCTTGATCTCAAACAACAGGTCGGACAGCTTTTTGAGATTCTCGAATAGAATAGGCCGGCCGGCTTGAAAATCCCGCGACATGTTGCTGAACATGTTTTTCGCGCGAACATAGTTGCTGATGATATGCCGGATCATCCATTTACGGTTCATGGAAAGATAGGCGTTCTTTTTCGCCATCGCTCCCTCACTCTGGTTTTTCGACTGCTTCTGCGTTGGAAAAAAAAAGGGTGTTGAACAACAGTTTATAAGTGGCGTGACTCTGCGATCGGAACTGGGGCACAAGACCGAGCAGCCACACTCTTCCCCGACCCATGGTCACATGGACGGCCGCGCCACCTGAGGCCAGACGACTTTCACCGCGGAGAAATCCGCTG from bacterium harbors:
- the radC gene encoding DNA repair protein RadC, with amino-acid sequence MATHGRNIPAWPADQRPRERLLQQGAEALSEAELLAILLRTGNIQDTALDLAHKLLRDFGSLRGIDRQTADTLKEIKGIGPAKACQIKAALELSKRLVQEKWKKMERIQCSDDAFHYLRLRMRDLSREVFRVLFLTSRHDIIDDQDLFKGSLSESVVSSREIILNAVRCGAAAVILVHNHPSGEPAPSPEDKQITHKIIEACRYVDIQVLDHLIIGHDSYFSFADEGILN
- a CDS encoding T9SS type A sorting domain-containing protein gives rise to the protein MKAMCVCKIGLAALLLYALPVWAQFEGRLDAVIIKGDKLSAYGGQEFKFIKVFRYDSRQHAWRIIPSQIDDCDERYYYPSHEATPKNLTARDELLFMARDAGDFASVNEWIPYPGSRDMPRYQIELTDSIGQRRYLYAYFVPDAGVEEDPTDYMRYRPVVGSAPDSVISKYYILSYNPEGLWYSISIPIAENGNDQNFFDRLKIRMQADISAYGFSTKDNLLTEDNFKKNGESRYIDGKIRLIKTWELKVRITIKTTYFSGTFEQPISPLVLKYYPYYNEFSFPLPTSYSGDQIKVKQVDMLRLSTDLQPKTAVLRMYANNDLWQHPDGVAVDRVNDAVSTNLNMAAWNWWLQAGSGGSLLTVGYLQPILGVTPSLYYWDNPTGTNDTGGTKLDTGDMTSWGDTGIKYGAIVPQEGGGNINMAFRFYFLGRNISPDSAYALKSQTAYPLNVVVREQGTVVPVELTAFSATTKQNTIHLAWATASETNNLGFEVERKEATADSWQTIAFIKGNGTVVSRRDYVHEDADLALGLYHYRLKQIDTDGAFAYSTILEAEVAAPKEMSLAQNYPNPFNPTTTIDYRVAQNSAETITLSIFDMLGRTVRTLVNEPAQPGYYRILWDGRDDRGRMTGSGVYFYLLSDGRSRILHKMIKVQ
- a CDS encoding STAS domain-containing protein: MALKENMTGDVAVIELKGKLMGGTETLEIHDKIKELIARGTNKVVADMEKVSWMNSTGLGALMGAMTSLRNAKGDLKLSKIPDNVENLFAITKLITIFDTFETVEEAVAAFK